One Streptomyces sp. NBC_00223 genomic window carries:
- a CDS encoding DEAD/DEAH box helicase — protein sequence MTAADADTADVGAGRRAREVLARAEGLRTAARTVVADHEAARTAVLEALGPIRRELVQRDLDAMPVARLADATEGRLRVSALERAGYTTVGQVYGASAYTLQQLPGVGRTTVAQAQAAAAQLAAAVEENVAVPLEADHRDDPRRTALVLALHRLVEAGPEAARARRTAEAVEGELSPLVAAARPARGRLRMLMAGRAKRAAALAALARIDEVTRAAEADDTALLFAQASVDLLRPPGSAPEAWIDFELRAAEFHGLLGEFGGPAPDAEAAQGFLPTELVERVRAQPLDDTHRRVSLRGYQAFGARFALAQRRVVLGDEMGLGKTVQAIAAIAHLKAAGQTHFLVVCPASVLVNWVREIESRSTLRAYRVHGPDRRLALEEWLDAGDVAVTTYDGLRTLDVADDGPAAPLGMLIADEAHYVKNPEAQRSRALAEWIGHAGHVLLLTGTPMENRVEEFRNLVGYVCPELLPQVRRSLTAAGPRAFRKAVAPAYLRRNQCDVLTELPELVRVDTWDELSPSDLVAYREAVAAGNFMAMRRAAYADPAHSAKLRRLREVVREAAENGLKVVVFSYFRSVLEVVGAELGASGGGTGASGGGGAGARAGAVVGVITGSTAAGERQRLADEFTAARGHAVLLAQIQAGGVGLNLQAASVVVLCEPQVKPTTEEQAIGRAHRMGQVRRVQVHRLLAADSVDQRLLEILAGKRREFDAYARHSDTAESAPEAVDVSEQSLARRIVEAEQRRLASPDGAGGAGAAGAEGAAGAAGAAGAAGAAGAAGAAGAAGAAGAALEGVTLAKASPEAAS from the coding sequence GTGACGGCGGCCGACGCGGACACGGCCGACGTGGGGGCCGGGCGGCGGGCGCGGGAGGTGCTGGCGCGGGCCGAGGGGCTGCGTACCGCCGCCCGTACGGTCGTGGCCGATCACGAGGCGGCGCGGACGGCCGTCCTGGAGGCACTGGGGCCGATCCGGCGGGAGCTGGTCCAACGGGACCTGGACGCGATGCCCGTCGCGCGGCTCGCGGACGCGACCGAGGGCCGGCTGCGGGTCTCGGCGCTGGAACGGGCCGGATACACCACCGTCGGCCAGGTGTACGGGGCGAGCGCGTACACCTTGCAGCAACTGCCCGGCGTGGGCCGTACGACCGTCGCCCAGGCGCAGGCCGCGGCCGCGCAACTCGCCGCTGCGGTCGAGGAGAACGTCGCCGTACCGCTGGAGGCCGACCACCGGGACGACCCCCGGCGTACCGCGCTGGTGCTGGCGCTGCACCGGCTGGTGGAGGCGGGGCCCGAAGCGGCGCGGGCGCGGCGGACGGCCGAGGCGGTGGAGGGCGAGCTGTCCCCGCTCGTGGCCGCGGCCCGGCCGGCCCGGGGGCGACTGCGGATGCTGATGGCCGGGCGGGCGAAGCGGGCGGCCGCGCTGGCGGCGCTGGCCCGGATCGACGAGGTGACGCGCGCGGCGGAGGCGGACGACACCGCGCTGCTCTTCGCGCAGGCGTCGGTCGACCTGCTGCGCCCGCCCGGCTCCGCGCCCGAGGCGTGGATCGACTTCGAGCTGCGGGCGGCCGAATTCCACGGGCTGCTGGGCGAGTTCGGCGGGCCGGCGCCCGACGCGGAGGCGGCCCAGGGCTTTCTGCCGACGGAGCTGGTCGAACGCGTCCGCGCCCAGCCGCTGGACGACACCCACCGGCGGGTCTCGCTGCGCGGGTACCAGGCGTTCGGGGCGCGCTTCGCGCTGGCCCAGCGGCGGGTGGTGCTCGGGGACGAGATGGGGCTCGGCAAGACCGTGCAGGCCATCGCGGCGATCGCGCACCTCAAGGCGGCCGGGCAGACCCACTTCCTGGTGGTGTGCCCGGCGAGCGTGCTGGTCAACTGGGTGCGCGAGATCGAGTCGCGCAGCACTCTGCGGGCGTACCGGGTGCACGGGCCCGACCGCCGGCTGGCGCTGGAGGAGTGGCTGGACGCGGGCGACGTCGCGGTCACGACGTACGACGGGCTGCGGACGCTGGACGTCGCGGACGACGGGCCCGCCGCGCCGCTGGGGATGCTGATCGCCGACGAGGCGCACTACGTGAAGAACCCGGAGGCGCAGCGGTCGCGGGCGCTGGCGGAGTGGATCGGACACGCGGGGCATGTGCTGCTGCTCACGGGTACGCCGATGGAGAACCGGGTCGAGGAGTTCCGCAACCTCGTGGGGTACGTCTGCCCCGAACTGCTGCCGCAGGTGCGGCGGAGTCTGACGGCGGCGGGGCCGCGGGCGTTCCGGAAGGCGGTGGCGCCGGCGTATCTGCGGCGCAACCAGTGCGATGTGCTGACCGAACTGCCCGAGCTGGTACGGGTGGACACCTGGGACGAACTGTCCCCGTCCGACCTGGTGGCGTACCGGGAGGCGGTGGCGGCGGGCAACTTCATGGCGATGCGGCGGGCGGCCTACGCCGATCCGGCGCACTCGGCGAAGCTGCGGCGGCTGCGGGAGGTGGTGCGGGAGGCGGCGGAGAACGGGTTGAAGGTGGTCGTCTTCTCCTACTTCCGGAGTGTGCTGGAGGTGGTGGGGGCGGAGCTCGGCGCCTCCGGCGGGGGTACGGGGGCCTCCGGCGGGGGCGGGGCGGGCGCGAGGGCGGGGGCGGTGGTGGGGGTCATCACCGGGAGTACGGCGGCGGGGGAACGGCAGCGGCTGGCCGACGAGTTCACGGCGGCGCGCGGGCACGCGGTGCTGCTGGCGCAGATCCAGGCGGGCGGGGTGGGACTGAACCTCCAGGCGGCGTCGGTGGTCGTGCTGTGCGAACCGCAGGTGAAGCCGACGACGGAGGAGCAGGCGATCGGGCGGGCACACCGGATGGGGCAGGTGCGGCGGGTGCAGGTGCACCGGCTGCTGGCGGCGGACAGTGTGGATCAGCGGCTGCTGGAGATTCTGGCGGGGAAGCGGCGGGAGTTCGACGCGTACGCGCGGCACAGCGACACGGCGGAGTCGGCGCCGGAGGCGGTGGACGTCTCGGAGCAGTCGCTCGCGCGGCGGATCGTGGAGGCGGAGCAGCGGCGGCTCGCTTCGCCGGACGGGGCAGGGGGCGCGGGCGCGGCGGGCGCGGAGGGCGCG
- a CDS encoding NAD-dependent epimerase/dehydratase family protein, giving the protein MTTVAVTGATGKTGRVVVAEFVAQGLDVLAVDVVAGPADRAAMSGLGVELLCADLTDYGQAVDALSGADTVVHLANIPAPGLFPAAHTLNTNLAMNNNVFLAAAHNKLSRVVWASSETTLGLPFDVPPRYAPVDEAHYPFPTSTYALSKVASETTAGQIAEWSGIPFVALRLSNVHVERDYDQVPGYWSDPHLRKWNLWGYIDARDVALACRLGLTAEVTGAQSFVIAAADTIMDRPSAELLHEVFPGVELTREIGVYETLLSIDRARDVLGFVPQHSWRDAVKH; this is encoded by the coding sequence ATGACCACAGTCGCCGTCACCGGGGCCACCGGGAAGACCGGCCGGGTCGTCGTAGCGGAATTCGTGGCGCAGGGCCTGGACGTTCTGGCCGTGGACGTCGTCGCGGGCCCCGCCGACCGCGCCGCGATGTCCGGCCTCGGCGTGGAGTTGCTGTGCGCGGACCTGACCGACTACGGGCAGGCCGTCGACGCGCTGAGCGGGGCCGACACCGTCGTCCACCTCGCCAACATCCCCGCCCCCGGCCTCTTCCCGGCCGCGCACACCCTCAACACCAACCTGGCGATGAACAACAACGTCTTCCTCGCCGCCGCCCACAACAAGCTCTCCCGCGTCGTGTGGGCCTCCAGCGAGACGACGCTCGGTCTGCCCTTCGACGTCCCGCCGCGCTACGCCCCCGTGGACGAGGCGCACTACCCGTTCCCCACCTCGACATACGCCCTGTCCAAGGTGGCCAGTGAGACGACCGCCGGGCAGATCGCCGAGTGGTCCGGCATCCCCTTCGTGGCGCTGCGGCTGTCGAATGTGCACGTCGAGCGGGACTACGACCAGGTCCCCGGCTACTGGTCCGACCCGCACCTGCGCAAGTGGAACCTGTGGGGGTACATCGACGCCCGGGACGTGGCCCTGGCCTGCCGCCTCGGGCTGACCGCCGAAGTGACCGGCGCGCAGAGCTTTGTCATCGCCGCGGCCGACACGATCATGGACCGGCCCTCCGCCGAACTCCTCCACGAGGTCTTCCCCGGCGTCGAGTTGACCCGCGAGATCGGTGTGTACGAGACGCTGCTGAGTATCGACCGGGCCCGCGACGTGCTCGGCTTCGTACCCCAGCACTCGTGGCGGGACGCCGTGAAGCACTGA
- a CDS encoding ABC transporter ATP-binding protein, whose product MTAERRESASATPELPLAAGPLTTPELPLAAKPLTTTEPGPASSGTYPEDNPMTPLPLLPVADGRQIRAYLRDALRGRWGLPAATVAVMVGESALGLVGPIAIGRLTQAVVTGQGRSALVGPVVLLAVAAVLGALTVWASGVMLARVVLPEVARLREDVVATALTLPVDTVEAGGSGDLVSRVSGDVERVTEAAQGALGTFVSAGLAILATLVGLASLDWRFAVAGLLAVPFQVLALRWYLRTSRPVYAAGRTAEGHRTSALLGAFAALPTVRALRLGGRQYTRVEKGSLQAMEYEFRATRTATRFSGRLNVAEYIGLGAILLVAYVLVHSGTASVGAATTAALFFAGLFDPINAVLGAFDSIQQAGAGLARLIGVTAARPAPAEAGPPPGPEPVLDMAAVGFGYGDGADVVHDVDIRLEPGRHVAIVGTTGSGKSTVATLMAGIRQPRRGRITFGGVPLTGIDGRDLHRTVALVTQETHLFAGTVADNLRLARPDAPDDAITAALAEVGADGWVSTLPDGLATPIGAGGHPLTAGQAQHLALARLLLLDPAVVILDEATAEGGSDTARVLDGAARTVVEGRGALVVAHRLSQTASADTILVMDAGRVVERGTHDELRAAGGPYAALWGAWSRTG is encoded by the coding sequence GTGACCGCCGAGCGGCGCGAGTCCGCGTCGGCGACCCCCGAACTCCCGTTGGCCGCCGGGCCGTTGACGACGCCCGAACTCCCTTTGGCCGCAAAGCCGTTGACCACCACCGAACCCGGCCCCGCGAGCAGCGGCACGTACCCCGAGGACAACCCCATGACCCCGCTCCCCCTCCTGCCCGTCGCCGACGGGCGGCAGATCAGGGCGTATCTGCGCGACGCCCTGCGCGGCCGGTGGGGGCTGCCCGCGGCGACCGTGGCCGTGATGGTCGGCGAGAGCGCGCTCGGCCTGGTCGGGCCGATCGCGATCGGGCGGCTGACGCAGGCCGTCGTCACCGGTCAGGGCAGGTCCGCGCTCGTCGGACCGGTCGTGCTGCTCGCCGTCGCCGCCGTACTGGGCGCCCTCACGGTCTGGGCGTCCGGCGTCATGCTGGCCCGGGTCGTGCTGCCCGAAGTCGCCCGGCTGCGCGAGGACGTGGTCGCCACGGCGCTCACCCTGCCGGTGGACACCGTCGAGGCGGGCGGCTCCGGCGACCTCGTCTCGCGCGTCTCCGGCGACGTCGAACGCGTCACCGAGGCCGCCCAGGGCGCGCTGGGCACCTTCGTCTCGGCCGGGCTCGCCATCCTCGCCACGCTGGTCGGACTCGCCTCGCTGGACTGGCGGTTCGCGGTCGCGGGACTGCTGGCCGTGCCGTTCCAGGTGCTCGCGCTGCGCTGGTACCTGCGCACGTCCCGCCCGGTCTACGCGGCCGGCCGCACCGCCGAGGGCCACCGCACCTCCGCCCTGCTCGGCGCCTTCGCCGCGCTGCCGACGGTCCGCGCGCTGCGGCTCGGCGGCCGACAGTACACGCGGGTCGAGAAGGGCTCGCTGCAGGCGATGGAGTACGAGTTCCGGGCCACGCGCACCGCGACCCGCTTCTCCGGGCGGCTCAACGTGGCCGAGTACATCGGGCTGGGCGCGATCCTGCTGGTGGCGTACGTCCTTGTGCACAGCGGTACGGCGAGCGTCGGGGCGGCGACCACCGCCGCGCTGTTCTTCGCCGGGCTGTTCGACCCGATCAACGCGGTGCTCGGCGCCTTCGACAGCATCCAGCAGGCGGGCGCGGGCCTGGCCCGGCTGATCGGCGTCACCGCCGCGCGCCCGGCCCCCGCCGAGGCCGGGCCGCCCCCGGGACCCGAACCCGTCCTGGACATGGCGGCGGTCGGCTTCGGTTACGGCGACGGCGCCGATGTCGTGCACGACGTGGACATCCGGCTCGAACCCGGCCGCCACGTCGCGATCGTGGGCACGACCGGCTCGGGCAAGTCCACGGTGGCCACGCTGATGGCCGGGATACGGCAGCCGCGGCGCGGCCGGATCACCTTCGGCGGGGTGCCGCTGACCGGTATCGACGGGCGGGACCTGCACCGTACGGTCGCCCTGGTCACGCAGGAGACCCACCTGTTCGCGGGGACCGTCGCCGACAACCTGCGGCTCGCGCGGCCGGACGCGCCGGACGACGCGATCACGGCGGCGCTCGCCGAGGTCGGCGCGGACGGATGGGTCTCGACCCTGCCCGACGGCCTGGCCACCCCGATCGGCGCGGGCGGCCACCCACTGACCGCCGGACAGGCCCAACACCTCGCGCTGGCCCGGCTGTTGCTGCTCGACCCAGCCGTCGTGATCCTCGACGAGGCGACGGCCGAGGGCGGCAGCGACACCGCCCGGGTACTGGACGGCGCGGCCCGTACGGTCGTCGAGGGCCGCGGCGCCCTCGTCGTCGCGCACCGGCTGTCGCAGACCGCGAGCGCGGACACGATCCTCGTCATGGACGCGGGACGCGTGGTGGAACGCGGTACGCACGACGAACTGCGGGCGGCGGGCGGCCCGTACGCGGCGCTGTGGGGGGCGTGGTCGCGTACGGGGTGA